Part of the Quercus lobata isolate SW786 chromosome 6, ValleyOak3.0 Primary Assembly, whole genome shotgun sequence genome, ATTTCTTTTGAATTGAGAGCATAAACtgaattctattttattttataacaaattgaaaaatataggaaaaattaGCTGCAAATAAACTTCATAGTTTCACAAATTACATTCTactctttaaattttaacattctTGTCTTACATTCTactctttaaattttaacattctTGTCTGAAGAAAAACTAAGCATAGCTTGAGCTTGCAAGTGAATCAAGTGAATCAGATTTACAGAGAtcaacaagaaaagaagaactgagagtgaaagaaagaaagagaattcTAGAAGAAATGCTTGCTTAATCAATACAAAGTACAAATGGTTCAATATATACAACTGATTGAACCAATCTCAATTAATCAATCACCAAAGAGAAGAGCAAATCATCAAACACCAGgctaaatcttaaattttagcattaaaaGTAATATGATTTGTTACAAAAGCAATTCATATACGGACTCGGGAAAGCAGGGGGTAGGTAGGTATTCATGGGATTAATAGGTTCACTGATGGTTTCATGTGTCTGAGGCAGACAAGGTTGCTGCTACTACGGGGACTGCAGGCTAATAACACATAGAATAATGCAAATGGAGAACACGCATATGACGTTTATAAAGAGATAAACAGACAAGTAAATAAATGTGAATCACAGAAAGTCACACATCCAGGttattacatttaaaaaaaaaaaaaaaaaaaggttctttgAGCTATAGGTTAATCCCAGATTACTTTGAGAATATAGGAAGAACATGTATATTATCTAGTAGTATTATCGAGGTTGAATGTCTAAATTCATCAATCTAAGATTATTTTAGACGAAGACTGATTAACCCCAAAGTATATTCTAGCCAATCATTAACGGAatgcattcccaaaaaaaataaaaataaaaataaagaatcagAAAAACATCACATCTACTCAATGGTTAAGATCATCCCATTAGAAAAACTACAACTATGCAACTTCCATTGAGAGTTATCATCAAAAGTTTCTTGGTGGAGTTGGAGGATGACCAGAAGATGCAGCAAAGCTACCTTTGAACCCAACAGGGAAAAAGAGCTCTAAACATTTTTAActagggcaaaaaaaaaaaaaaaaactatcctaCTGAAAATGCCTTTCCATCTCAATGTCACTCCAACTTCAGAGTCCAAAGGTTAAACTATCTGATTAAATCACTTTCAGTTCTTTGATGCTAGCACTGACCATACAAAAACACTTCATGAGAACATGTATATATTCCAATCAGCAAGATCCGACCACAATACCCATTATATATTCATCAAACTAACACTTCATTATATATTCCAATcagcaaaaacaaataacaaaacaaaacccacacactcggtaaaaaaaaaaaaaattcagatcagtGTTGGTACCTGTTTTTGGTAGCAGATCAGTGTTTTTGGTACCtgagaaatcaaaacccacacaccaaaagtgagaaatcaaccaaagaacagagaaatcaaacccagatccgattgaaatcaaccaaagaacagagaaatcaaaaccaaaaaaacccaaatcagacCCATGAGAATCAACCCCGGTTCGGtccaaatcaaaacaacccatacccatgacaaatcaatcaaaacccacacaCAGAAAAAGcattacccataaaaaaaaccacaatccaAAACTACAGAAAGACTTACGGAGAGGAAGaaccagaaagaaagaaagaaagaagaagaagaggaagacgaagcggaagaagaaaaggaaaagaaaaaagacagagATGAGACTTACGAAGGCAGAGCACGGCAGAGAGAACAGATGGAGGCGTCAAATGCGAAGGGAGAgcagagatgagagatgagggGCACAGCGCGCACAGAGATGAGAGATGTGTGGGTATTTCGGTCTTTCCCTGTTTGTAACGGTAATATAACAAAACGCGCTGTGCGCGTTTTGATTTATGGACTGGTCAGGCTCCATTTCCGTTGCGCGTTTTCCCTTCAGCTTTTCTAAAagttcaaaacgcaacttttttataaaagttgcgttttgaagTTACCAAACGCACATTTGGGCCCAGCTTTTTTGAAAACGCccgttttgggctgaaaaagtgGAACCAAACGGGctctaaaagttcaaaacgcaacttttttataaaagttgcgttttgaagTTACCAAACGCACATTTGGGCCCAGCTTTTTTGAAAACGCccgttttgggctgaaaaagtgGAACCAAACGGGCTCTATGTCCACCTCGGTCCTACTCAGTCTAAATTGGTTCTGTTCGGTCCATTCTATCTAATTtagtcttattcggtccattcgGTCCTATTTAGACCGTTCTGTACACTGAAGTTCTATTTAGTCCAATTCGGCCCATTCAGTGttattcagtccacttcggtCTAATTCGATCTATTTATTATACATTGGCCCCATGcgtccacattggtcctattttGTCCACTTCAGTCTAATTCGGTCCACTCAGTTCACATTGGCTCTATTCAGTCCAcattggtcttattcggtccattttgtccactttggtctgATTCGGTCCTTTTTGTCCACTTtactattcggtccattttgttCACTTCGGTCCTACGCCTATTCAGTCCACATTACTCCTATTAGGTCCACTTCGGTCTAGTATGTCCAccttggtcttattcggtctaATTTGGTCCTGTTTGGttcattttgtccactttggtcctatgcAGTCCATTCGTTCTAATTCGGTCCACCTTGTTCCTATTGTTGATGTAACACAAATTATATTTACTGTCACATTAAATTACTTTTACTTGGTTAATAAAATTAGCAGTtagaataacttttttttttttgtaatgactTTTGGGCCATCAAATTTTGCCATTAGCCCATTTCATTGTAGTGATACCTTGCATGGGCCTAAAGGCTGGAATAGCCCTCCAATAAATGATAgacaaacaaaataacaaattatatatttataataattcatGAATTTGACACTTTTATTTGCAACCTATAAATATCGTGGTACTCACCCTGGTCCCTGTGGTTTATTAGATCTTAAACTACAGAGTTCATGGTGGCTAGACTTGTTGATTTGTTATAAACTTTCTTTTAGTGCCTTTGCAGAACTATATATTATCCAacgatttgttgtaaaaataaacATTGATTTGGGGTTTTGGATTGGATCATTGGGTGTCAGTGCCTCATCTTAtcattttctttgacatattgaACCAAAGATGCATATCTAACATCGGTTTGAATAGGCttatttgttgcattttttattttttaaattgggttTGGATTTAGGTTAAATGTTTCAATGTATTGGATTCAACACaaataagaacaatttttattttgtgaatttaaataaaatattatatgtttaatttttttttaaatgagacaaaatataaataatttaaagatatggaggatgttgctgaatttaaatgttaaataaaataggatgagaagaaaaaatagtaaaaatgaaatgtatagtgataaacaccaaattattttagttatgctctgcaataaaataataattttttatatactatttttataatgcaataggataacattttaTATACGAAACTAAACCGTATCAACTCAAAGAATACAATAGttcatcaacctaaagcagagatgcaagaaaaaaaaaaccaaaaactgaaaaaaaaaaaaaatatatatatatatatatatatatatagagagagagagagagagagagagagagagagagagagagagagagagagagagagagagaaccttttgtgtgtgaaaaaatagaaaattatgtatggaatgagagagagaatgacaaatttatagtatgaggataagaataagaagagaaaaaaaaaaataaaggaagataaaaggatagaaaaataatgatattaagTTAGAGAGTAGTGgagatatgaaaagttaaaatggaattgaaaatttaataataaataagaatagttaatgtggggtcagagaatttgtgaccccggtccactttacattagggcccaaggcccaagtCGAGGAAAGATATTGTCGAGGACATgcaacgaaagtccaaatggcctagagataaaGCCGAGGACGATGCTGTCCTCAGCATCCCTGGAAGAAAAGGCAagtacggtataggaacagttcaTGGAAAAGCTAAACACCTCTGCATTAATGGAGAAAGGACCCTTGAACAGTATGACAACAAAGGACAAGGGAAagactgccattactgcaattaaatactctacACCTGacagagcaatgcttttcagcttttacaaccacccccaaccactttgggtatgggctgataggacaagtatcaaccctagaaagctgaacctacacgtggatgtTGGAGGGAGggtaaaggctagtataaaaagagaagtaagcaatccagaaaaAGGGGGCTGGGggaaaaaggccaagaaccagagcctcctagtccgtgccgaggagaaagacttcttggACAAGCGCGGTTCACCCTTGTGCGATTACCATGAACGCCATGACcaaccactgtccggtgacccAGGCTTAGCCTTTCAGCcaactctctacaaattttattgtttgggcctttaacgtgcgaacccaatatcaatttgggatcgttacaaattgagtccttacagttaaaaataagataaatatgatattttgattttaatataatagagtttttaattcactttaaatgataaaaaatcatataaaaaattgggaaaaaatgataatgacatGGCTACTGATATGACTTAACTAGAGcgtaacaataataaatgatacgattcagcttttagatatatatagattataaattcataataattCATGAATTCGACACTTTTATTTGCAACCTATAAATACCGTGGTACTCACCCTAGTCCCTGTGATTTATCAGATCTTAAACTACAGAGTTCATGGTAGCTAGAATTGTTGATTTGTTGTAAACTTTCTTTTATTGCCTTTGCAGAACTATATATTATCCAACAATTTGGTGTAACAATAAACACTGATTTGGGGTTTTGGATTGGATCATTGGGTGTCAGTGCCTCATCTTAtcattttctttgacatattgaACCAAAAATGCATATCTAACATTGGTTTGAATGAGCttatttgttgcatttttttatttgctaagTTGGGTTTGGATTTAGGTCCAATGTTTCAATGTATTGGATTCAACACAAAtgagaacaatttttatttattgaattgaaataaaatattatatgttaaattttttattattttaataatgagacaaaatataaataatttaatgatatggaggattttgttgaatttaaatgttaaataaaatagaatgagaagaaaaaacagtaaaaatgaaatgtatagtgataaacaccaaattattttagttatgctatgtaataaaataacattattttatatattatttttataatgcaataggataacattttatacacaaaactaaattgtaTCAACTCAAAGAATACAATagttcatcaacctaaagtagagatgaaagaaaaaaaaaaccaaaaactgaatatatatatatatatatatagagagagagagagagagagagagagagagagagagagaaccttttgtgtgtgaaaaaatagaaaattatgtatggaatgagagagagaatgacaaatttatagtatgaggataataataagaagagtaaaaaataaagggatagaaaaataatgatattaagttagagagtagtggggatatgaaaagttaaaatggaatgggaaaggttgaagaaagttaaggtagagagtagtaagaatatgaaaagttaaaatggaattgaaaatttaataataaataagaatagttaaaaataagataaatatgatattttgattgtaatataatagagtttttaattcactttaaatgataaaaaataatataaaaaattggggaaaaaataataatgacatGGCTACTGATGTGGCTTAACTAGAGTGTAACAACAACAAATAtaacgcttcagcttttagatatatatagattagccAACCTAAGTACACTGGACATGTACCGGCAATGATTAAGAACTTAGATTACAATGATCAACTAGAATAGGGAAGGACAAACAAGGACATGATGGCAAGACCAAGCTCCATTCAAGGAGTGTATGGAAGAAAAATGACTTTAAATCGAGGATAGACCATTCACAATCCTTGAATCATTTAGCATTCCATTCCCGTCATaaacaccaaaacaaacaatGGTGCACAAACCTTCAGAAAtctatatttctatttctacCAAACTTTCCTTGCCATAAAGCTAACaactcaaaaattttattcctcATAACCCAATGGATACTAACCAAACAACATACCATAGACCACAACTCATATGTTATAGGacaataaagaagaagatgatccaccAATTCCCCACACATTTTGCACATATAGCATCAATTTAAGACTACAATATGCCTATTTCAAAGATTATATGTAGTTAAAATCTTACCTAAAGCGGCAGTCCAAGAAAAGAAAGCTACTCTAGACTGAACATTCAATTGCCACACCATTTTcttaaatccaaaatttttgcaatttcaaCGTTGTGTACCACTAcgtattatatataatatttaaaaatcttaccattaaattatatgttatttttgttattaacaTACCAGATTTCATATtaattgaatgttatttaccATCTAATTCATTAATTCttggttctcaaaaaaaaaaaaaaaatcagtaattCTTGTTTTGTATTAatcgaatgttatttactatctAATTCATTAATTCttattttgtgtataattttaaaatagaaaaaaactaCATATTTAAACCTATTTCTAGATTACATAGTTATTGATTCTAATCCTCTTGGCATTTTGCAAGCACAATGCGTTATTCATGAATGATATAAGGAGACAAGATAATCTAATATAATCTAACAATGGGCCTGCCCAAAAATTTATCCATTAGAAATATTATTGAATGATAGAATCACCATTCTCAATATATTTTCCGTCCACTGTTGGTCCAATATCCATATGCATGGCCATCCTAAAGCCTCTTCCACTAATTATTTGTGCTCAGATTTTGTCTTTAGAATATTAATTGGATTGTCTGGTCCCTGAATGGTTATCACATGCTCCTTCATGAACCTCCCTCAATATGTAACTCGCCTCGTTCGGAGCTAAACACCTTAGGAAAGGCTGGgaaaaacctcttttgtataaCACTTCGTCCATAAGGATGTACCTGGCTGATTTAACCCTGAGCTTCCTGGCTTCGTCCTTCTCCTCTAGAAGCCTtccgtccttcaagtatgacACTATTGGGGTTATCCAATTTTCATCACCCTCTATCTACAACATTTCTGGGAGGTCTATACTTGGCATGTATTGTACTTCATCCAACTCGTCCATTGCTTCATTCACGGAGGCTTCCTTTGCTAGAGTATCTGCTTCCACattctcttcccttgggatttgaatgaaatctgcttctttgaatttcttcacaaggCGTATTACCTTCTTTAAATATCTCTTCATTCTGTCTTCCTTGGCTTCACATGTCCCATTTACTTGGCCTATGACCAACTGAGAGTCTCCCAAGACAAGTATTGGGTCTGCTTCTACAGATTTAGCCAACTCCAATCCCTTTAAAAGGGCTTCATATTCCACTTCATTATTAGTGGTTTGGTATTGCAAACGAACCTTGTGCTTTAATTTGTCTCCTTCTAGTAACTGCAAAACAACTCCTATACCTCCAGCATGCAGTGTAGACGATTCGTCTACATGGACGGCCCATTTTTTATTATCCTCTCTTCCGCCTAAGTCCTCATAACTTGGAGTAAACTCTGCAATGAAATCTGCCAGGGCTTGGGCCTTCACTTCTCGGTTGGTACCGAATGTCAAATTCACTAAGTTCGACTGCCCATTGAATTAGTCGTCCTATAGCTTCCAgcttgttcattgccttcttgaGCGGATGGTccgtcatgacattgatgacatgagCTTGGAAGTAATGTCTTAACTTTCTAGAAGCTGTTATTAGTGCAAAAGCCAACTTCTCTATCAATGGGTACCTTCCTTCTGCTCCTTTGAGTGCTCGGCTAGTGTAATACACGGGTTTTTACACCTTTCCTTCCTCCCTGATTAGCGCTGAACTCACGGCATGTGGAGACACCGCTAAGTACAGATACAGTTCCTCTCCTTGCACGGACGGACTTAATAATGGAGCCGTAGTGAGATAATCCTTCAGATCTTGGAAGGCCTTTTGACATTCGTCCGTCCATTCGAATGCCTTCCTGAGGACTTTAAAGAAGGGTAAACATTTGTCTGTGGCTTTCGAAACAAACCTGTTCAAAGAAGCAACTCGCCTAGTGAGGGATTAGACTTCCTTGATATTCTTCGATGGTTCCATATTCAATATGGCTTGGATCTTGTTTGGATTCGCTTCAATTCCTCTTTGCGAAACCATGAACCCCAGAAACTTTCCCAACGATACTCCGAATGCACATTTACTTGGGTTCAGTTTCATCTTATATCACCTaagtgtttcaaaggtttcctgTAGATCGTCCAAATGGCTTCCCTCATCTAGGCTCTTCacaagcatgtcgtcgacatagaccTCTACATTCCGCCCTATCTGTGGACGGAACATGTGATTAACCAACCTTTGATAAGTTGTCCCTGCGTTTTTtagaccaaagggcatcactttatagCAAAACAAACCTTGACTGGTAATAAAGGAGGTCTTTTCCTGGTCAACCTCGCCCATCTTTATCTGATTATATCCTgagaaggcatccatgaagctcaacAATTGATGGCCAGCTGTAGAatccaccaattgatcaatgcgtggaaaaggataactatccttagggcaagccttgttcaaatcagtgaagtctacgcacattctccacctgccatttgctttcttcaccatcaccacattggcAAACCAATCCGGGTAATAGACTTCCTTAATAAATTGTGTTGTGGTTAGTTTCTGAACCTCTTCCTTGATTGCCTTATCTCGCTTAggggcaaacaccctcttcttctgACGAACAGGCTTAGAAAAGGGATACACATTCAATCGATGAGTGATTACACTTGGgtcgattcctggcatgtcatcatgactccatgcaaaaacaTGGATAATCTTTCTCAAGAACTGGATGATGTCTTTTCTTGCCTTTTCCTTCATACTTGTTCCAATTCTGGTGAATTTCTCGAGATCATTTTCTTGCAATAGAACATCTTCCAGCACTTCAGTGGATTTTGCAATAACCCTTCTTTCCTCAATACTCATTGTCTATACCTGCTCGTCCAAAGCTATCATGGCTAAATAACATTCTCTAGCTGCTAACTGATCTCTTTGTACTTGTCCTATCCCGTTCTCCGTAGGGAATTTGACCGATAGATGGTAGGTAGATGTTATCGCCTTCCAACTGTTCAAAGTTGGTCTTCCAATAATAGCATTGTACGAGGACGAACAATCCACCACGAGGAAATTGATTTCCTTAGTTATCTGCTTCGGGTATAATCCCACCACTACAGGTAATGTAATGGTGTCTACGGGTTGCACCTTCATTCCTCTAAACCCTATCAATGGTGAGCACACTGGACGAAGTTGATCCCGTCCAAGCCTCATCTGTTGGAAGGCAGGGTAGTACAATATATCTATTAAACTTCCATTATCTACTAACACTCTCCTGGTTGTATAATTTGCAATGAGAAGAGTAATGACAATTGCATCGTCATGCGGATGATGGATCCTTTCAGCCTCTTCATCGGTGAATGAAATAGCCGGCTCGTCCATTGATCTCGTCCTTGGTGATTGTCCAGAGAGTTGGATGTTTTGCACCACTTTGAGATATGTCTTCTTTGACTTGGAAGACTGCCCCGTCGAAGTCCCTCCTATGATAACCCTTATCTCTCCTAGTGGGGGTCGGGATGATTCTTCTATCTTTCCCTTCAACTTCTCATCTTTATGATCCTTTCCAACAAAGTGCCTCAACTTTCCTTGTCTAATGAAATTCTCGATTTGTTGCTTCAGGTTATAACATTCATTCGTGTCATGCCCATGGTCCCTATGGAAGTGACAATATTTATTCTTATTGCGCTTATTGGGATCTCCTTTCATCTTCTCGGGCCACTTTAAAGAAGGgtcatctttgatttgcatgagcaCCTGATCGAGTGGAGCGTTTAGGGGTGTGTAGTTTTGACTTCTTCCTGAGGGACTCGTCTTCCTATTATCTCGTTCCTTCTTATCTtccgtccgtcccttctttggacgagggcCTTGTTTCGAGTGGCGTGCATGGTGCGCTTCCATCCTTTcatctcttttcctcttcttggctatgatcgcatcttctgcattcataaagtTCTGGGCCGAATGGACGAGCTCAGCCATGGATTGAGGCTCCTTCTCATATAGCTTGTGGATAAATAAGTCAGAATTAACCCTATTATGGAAGGCTGCCAAGAGTAGGTTGTCATCCACCTCGTCCACGGTTAAGGCTTCCCTATTaaaacgagtgatgaaggagcGTAGGCTTTCATTCTCTCCTTGTTCTATAGTTAACAGACTAGACGAAGAGCGTTTGTGCCTTTGCCCTCCGATGAAATTATTGACAAACAACTTACTTAATTCTTCAAATGAACTCATTGTGTTCGGGAGTATTTTGCTGAACCACACTAGCGTCGGTCCTTTAAGagtggtagggaaggctctacacataaTCTCGTCCGggactccttgaaggtgcatggTAGTCTTGAAAGTTGCTATGTGATCAAATGGGTCACGTGCTCCATCGTATGAATCCAATAAAGGCATCTTGAACTTTGGGGG contains:
- the LOC115950151 gene encoding uncharacterized protein LOC115950151, with product MAELTQQNQELTREINLKKQRYKGYAEGQAQNKENRENAELGSQSRGTTSRKVPQLEREMDQMRKVMAEMRENMRRANPVEDLVHRTDSPFTASINSHPLPPKFKMPLLDSYDGARDPFDHIATFKTTMHLQGVPDEIMCRAFPTTLKGPTLVWFSKILPNTMSSFEELSKLFVNNFIGGQRHKRSSSSLLTIEQGENESLRSFITRFNREALTVDEVDDNLLLAAFHNRVNSDLFIHKLYEKEPQSMAELVLMQIKDDPSLKWPEKMKGDPNKRNKNKYCHFHRDHGHDTNECYNLKQQIENFIRQGKLRHFVGKDHKDEKLKGKIEESSRPPLGEIRVIIGGTSTGQSSKSKKTYLKVVQNIQLSGQSPRTRSMDEPAISFTDEEAERIHHPHDDAIVITLLIANYTTRRVLVDNGSLIDILYYPAFQQMRLGRDQLRPVCSPLIGFRGMKVQPVDTITLPVVVGLYPKQITKEINFLVVDCSSSYNAIIGRPTLNSWKAITSTYHLSVKFPTENGIGQVQRDQLAARECYLAMIALDEQV